A region of Paenibacillus sp. JNUCC-31 DNA encodes the following proteins:
- a CDS encoding response regulator has protein sequence MKAILIDDELLALSYLELQLMKMDNFSLEIIGKFTNPYDAMAIVKHTKVDIAFIDIELPEINGIELAERLLEDHPGLMVVFVTAYQEYAVEAFELNAMDYIVKPVRFDRLSKTMNRILSKNRVSFNNPDPHPPLRMTMFRQVMIEEPQSPGQFSLMQWRTSRAQELFLYLLQHRGQLVRKSFIVDLLWSNIDLNKAYSQLYTTIYHIRKSLTPYEKRFQIKSANEGYLLELDNIILDVAVWDDSSQTIDISENLELYLEKMSSYTGDYLQEYDYWWAEGERQRLKQLWLNTALRLGQWYEDQQRFNDALASYLQIRHLYPMEEKSSFALMKLYDKMSEPQKTLECYQELTTQLKEEYDIPPGNDIQLWVKEWKKKQLPLKSAFL, from the coding sequence ATGAAAGCTATTCTTATTGACGATGAACTTTTAGCGTTGTCTTATTTGGAGCTTCAATTAATGAAGATGGATAACTTTAGTCTTGAAATTATTGGTAAATTCACAAACCCCTATGATGCCATGGCTATAGTAAAACATACTAAAGTGGATATCGCGTTTATTGATATTGAGTTACCTGAGATAAATGGTATTGAACTAGCAGAACGATTGTTGGAGGATCATCCTGGTCTGATGGTGGTATTTGTTACAGCCTATCAAGAGTACGCTGTGGAAGCCTTCGAATTAAACGCCATGGATTACATTGTAAAACCGGTCCGTTTTGATCGGTTGTCCAAAACGATGAATCGGATATTGAGCAAGAACAGAGTCAGTTTTAATAACCCTGACCCACATCCACCCCTTAGGATGACAATGTTCAGACAAGTCATGATAGAGGAGCCACAATCACCTGGTCAATTTTCGTTAATGCAATGGAGAACATCCAGAGCACAGGAACTTTTCCTGTATCTACTTCAGCACAGAGGACAGCTAGTTCGTAAATCATTTATCGTGGACTTACTATGGAGCAATATAGATTTAAACAAGGCATACTCACAACTGTATACAACGATTTACCATATTCGTAAAAGTCTTACCCCCTATGAAAAAAGATTTCAGATAAAGAGTGCAAATGAAGGTTATCTGTTGGAGCTAGATAATATTATTTTGGACGTAGCAGTATGGGATGACTCTTCACAGACTATTGATATTTCAGAGAATTTAGAGCTTTATCTTGAGAAGATGAGCAGCTATACAGGTGATTATTTGCAGGAATACGATTATTGGTGGGCCGAGGGAGAAAGGCAAAGACTTAAACAATTATGGTTAAATACGGCTTTACGCTTAGGCCAGTGGTATGAGGATCAGCAGAGATTTAACGATGCTTTGGCATCATATTTACAAATACGCCATCTATATCCAATGGAGGAAAAGTCTTCATTTGCCTTAATGAAGCTGTATGACAAGATGAGCGAACCACAAAAAACTCTGGAGTGTTACCAAGAACTTACGACACAACTAAAAGAGGAATACGATATTCCTCCAGGAAACGATATTCAACTATGGGTTAAGGAATGGAAAAAGAAACAACTTCCCTTAAAATCAGCATTTTTATAA
- a CDS encoding ABC-F family ATP-binding cassette domain-containing protein, producing MIKVENLSFSFPQKELYKNISFTFEEGQHCAFIGTSGSGKSTLIDILLDPERYLFEGKLEIDPDCRIGYVSQFSQVDKTKEMTVFEYIGEEFIKIQDKITSIYAEMETTSDMDSLLEKVQFALDAFDSMDGDNFENTINKQLNLANLMKLKDLSISDVSGGEFKLIQVMKEMLNRPDLMIMDEPDVFLDFENLNALKKLINSHKGMLLVVTHNRYLLNHCFNKIIHLENTEIQEFDGRYIDYNFSLLQTKIELQEIAVAEAEEIERYDHIIDNLREIATYNSEASRGRALKARVKFQERLEARRIKEPFVDIKQPNISFGIDKEMEETVVVDVNHYSVAFDELLLDNVNFEIKSTDKVAIIGPNGTGKTTLLREIFKNNHASIEINPDVKVAYLSQVQGEMLKDSNTILNDFIDAGFETYDEIRSYLSNYGFEGEILTQKIESLSGGEKNMLQLAKVSASKANVLLLDEPTSHLDTYTQIALEKAIEDYKGAILMISHDFYSVVNGMDYVLIIDDKTIRKMSMPEFREMIYASHFNKDYLETEQKKKSVEMKIELALKDTNFELAKLLVDELEELIKLL from the coding sequence ATGATAAAAGTTGAAAACTTATCCTTTTCATTTCCGCAAAAAGAACTATATAAAAACATTTCATTTACGTTTGAAGAGGGCCAACATTGCGCTTTTATCGGAACGAGTGGCAGTGGGAAAAGTACGTTGATCGATATACTGTTGGACCCGGAAAGATATTTGTTCGAGGGGAAGTTAGAGATAGACCCGGATTGCAGAATCGGGTATGTCAGTCAGTTCTCGCAAGTTGACAAAACGAAAGAAATGACCGTCTTTGAATATATCGGAGAAGAATTTATTAAGATACAAGATAAAATCACATCGATTTATGCTGAAATGGAAACCACATCGGATATGGATTCGTTGCTGGAAAAAGTTCAATTCGCTCTAGACGCATTCGATTCGATGGATGGAGATAATTTCGAAAACACCATTAATAAGCAACTAAACCTGGCCAACCTCATGAAGCTCAAAGATCTTAGTATATCCGACGTGAGTGGTGGGGAATTCAAACTTATTCAAGTGATGAAGGAAATGCTTAATCGTCCAGACTTAATGATTATGGACGAACCCGATGTATTTTTGGACTTTGAAAACCTAAATGCGCTTAAAAAGCTGATTAATTCCCACAAGGGCATGCTGCTGGTGGTTACGCACAACCGATATCTGTTGAATCATTGTTTTAACAAAATTATACACCTTGAAAACACGGAGATCCAAGAGTTTGATGGGCGATATATTGATTACAATTTCTCGCTGCTTCAGACTAAGATCGAGCTACAAGAAATCGCAGTTGCTGAAGCTGAAGAAATTGAGAGATACGATCATATCATCGACAATCTTAGAGAGATCGCCACGTATAATTCGGAAGCCTCCAGAGGCAGAGCGTTAAAAGCCAGAGTCAAGTTCCAAGAGAGATTGGAAGCACGTCGAATAAAAGAGCCGTTTGTCGATATCAAGCAGCCGAATATCAGTTTTGGTATCGATAAGGAAATGGAAGAGACCGTTGTGGTTGACGTCAATCATTATAGCGTTGCCTTTGATGAGTTGCTTTTAGACAATGTTAACTTTGAGATAAAATCGACAGATAAAGTAGCCATTATCGGTCCAAACGGTACCGGGAAAACGACTTTACTCCGAGAAATCTTTAAAAATAATCATGCTTCAATTGAAATCAATCCCGATGTCAAAGTGGCTTATTTATCACAGGTTCAAGGTGAAATGCTAAAGGATTCCAATACAATACTAAACGACTTCATTGATGCCGGGTTTGAAACGTACGATGAGATTAGATCGTACCTTTCAAACTATGGCTTTGAAGGAGAAATCCTTACTCAAAAGATAGAATCTTTATCGGGTGGAGAAAAAAACATGCTTCAATTGGCTAAAGTGTCTGCCAGTAAAGCAAACGTATTGCTTCTGGATGAACCGACAAGCCATTTAGATACCTATACACAAATAGCACTGGAGAAAGCCATTGAGGACTATAAAGGTGCGATTCTCATGATTTCGCATGATTTCTATTCTGTTGTAAATGGGATGGATTATGTTTTAATCATTGACGATAAGACGATTAGAAAAATGAGTATGCCAGAATTTAGAGAGATGATTTATGCGAGTCATTTTAACAAAGACTATTTAGAAACGGAACAAAAGAAAAAATCAGTTGAAATGAAAATTGAATTGGCTTTAAAAGATACTAATTTTGAACTTGCAAAGCTATTGGTTGATGAGCTAGAAGAGCTAATTAAGTTGCTTTAA